The following proteins are encoded in a genomic region of Porphyrobacter sp. CACIAM 03H1:
- a CDS encoding SDR family oxidoreductase, with the protein MQGQTFFVTGATGLLGNNLVRALLSRGATVRALARSRAKAAAQFDDIRDRRLEIVTGDMENVASFARHLEGVDALFHTAAYFRDSYKGGSHWPMLERINVIGTRDLIAAARAAGVRRMVHTSSIALLDGPPGALIDETMLRDTNNADDYYRSKILTDRAVLEALERYPDFHAVMVMPGWMWGPGDAGPTSAGQTALDFLHQRLPGVPPATMSFVDARDVAEAQIAALAKGRRGERYLAAGRCMTLAELFAVLEEETGIKAPTRPLPLPLMYAVAGVQELLARTTGKPALLSWAAVKSLQREAGRTRFNHAKSERELGLTFRPVAETVRDTVAWLRANQMEPA; encoded by the coding sequence ATGCAGGGTCAGACATTCTTCGTGACCGGGGCGACCGGTCTGCTCGGCAACAACCTCGTCCGAGCCCTGCTGTCGCGCGGCGCCACAGTGCGCGCGCTGGCCCGCAGCCGCGCCAAGGCGGCGGCCCAGTTCGATGACATCAGGGATAGGCGCCTCGAGATCGTGACCGGCGACATGGAGAACGTGGCCAGTTTCGCCCGCCATCTCGAAGGCGTCGACGCACTGTTTCACACCGCCGCCTATTTCCGCGACAGCTACAAGGGCGGGTCGCACTGGCCGATGCTTGAACGCATCAACGTGATCGGCACGCGCGACCTGATTGCGGCGGCGCGTGCGGCCGGTGTGCGGCGGATGGTGCACACCTCCTCGATCGCCCTCCTCGATGGCCCGCCGGGCGCGCTGATCGACGAAACCATGCTGCGCGACACGAACAATGCCGACGATTACTACCGCAGCAAGATCCTGACAGACCGGGCCGTGCTCGAGGCGCTCGAGCGTTATCCGGATTTCCACGCGGTGATGGTGATGCCGGGCTGGATGTGGGGGCCGGGCGATGCGGGGCCGACCTCGGCCGGGCAGACCGCGCTCGATTTCCTCCACCAGCGCCTGCCGGGCGTGCCGCCCGCAACCATGTCTTTCGTCGACGCGCGCGATGTGGCCGAAGCGCAGATCGCCGCCCTCGCCAAAGGCCGCAGGGGCGAACGCTACCTCGCTGCGGGACGCTGCATGACGCTGGCCGAGCTCTTCGCCGTTCTCGAGGAGGAGACCGGCATCAAGGCACCCACGCGCCCTCTGCCACTGCCGCTGATGTATGCGGTCGCCGGCGTGCAGGAGCTGCTTGCGCGCACCACCGGCAAGCCTGCGCTGCTGAGCTGGGCGGCGGTCAAGTCGCTTCAGCGCGAGGCGGGCCGCACCCGCTTCAACCACGCCAAGTCGGAACGCGAGCTCGGTCTCACCTTCCGCCCGGTGGCCGAGACCGTGCGCGATACGGTCGCCTGGCTGCGCGCAAACCAGATGGAACCAGCCTGA
- a CDS encoding efflux transporter outer membrane subunit, whose amino-acid sequence MLPACTGLGADPPPMASVQPVPERWVLAEPGATEVPLDRYWLMLDDPLVAEFVDRARSENLDIAQAAARLRAARAALRAARADRVPTVSASGGARRDVGDLASDDVFLSLGADASWEVDLFGRIDGSIDAARGDLQAAGYSLGDLERVIVAQVASQVVSARALAAQLAIARETLAIQDDTLQITRWRNQAGLVNSLDVEQARTQRAQTAASIPQLESNLAAVANAISTLIGEPPGRVYRALTETPRAIPAPPAGIALDVPADTLRRRPDVSAAEARLAADLDRVGVARTQLYPLARLSGTIGTNARNAGSLFDLVTGNIFASLSQLIFDGGRVRGRIEGAEAAADGSLAAWRQSILTALQEVESAAVDLEANADQVASLTEASEGAQNAAVLARSQYQAGLIDFQRLLVAESQLLGTRNALANAQGARAIAFISLARALGGGWSVPDGAGLEQIAAREPGE is encoded by the coding sequence ATGCTTCCCGCCTGCACCGGGCTGGGTGCCGACCCGCCGCCGATGGCGAGCGTCCAGCCGGTTCCCGAACGCTGGGTGCTGGCCGAGCCGGGCGCGACCGAGGTTCCGCTCGATCGCTACTGGCTGATGCTCGACGATCCGCTGGTCGCCGAGTTCGTCGACCGGGCGCGCAGCGAGAACCTCGACATTGCCCAAGCCGCCGCCCGCCTGCGCGCCGCGCGGGCCGCCCTGCGCGCCGCGCGCGCCGACCGCGTGCCCACGGTCAGCGCCAGCGGCGGTGCACGCCGCGATGTCGGCGATCTGGCGAGCGACGATGTGTTCCTCTCGCTCGGCGCCGACGCCTCGTGGGAGGTCGACCTGTTCGGCCGGATCGACGGCTCGATCGATGCCGCCCGCGGCGACCTTCAGGCGGCAGGCTATTCGCTCGGCGATCTCGAGCGGGTGATCGTCGCCCAGGTGGCGAGCCAGGTGGTAAGCGCCCGGGCGCTGGCCGCGCAGCTCGCCATCGCGCGCGAGACGCTGGCGATCCAGGACGACACGCTCCAGATCACGCGCTGGCGCAACCAGGCGGGGCTGGTGAACAGCCTCGATGTCGAGCAGGCCCGCACCCAGCGCGCCCAGACCGCGGCCTCGATCCCGCAGCTCGAAAGCAATCTCGCGGCGGTGGCGAACGCGATCTCGACCCTGATCGGCGAGCCGCCTGGCCGGGTCTACCGCGCCCTCACCGAAACACCCCGCGCCATCCCCGCGCCGCCCGCCGGCATCGCGCTCGACGTGCCCGCCGACACCCTGCGCCGCCGCCCCGACGTGAGCGCGGCCGAGGCGCGGCTCGCCGCCGATCTCGACCGTGTCGGCGTGGCGCGCACCCAGCTCTACCCGCTCGCCCGCCTCTCGGGCACGATCGGCACCAACGCGCGCAACGCGGGCAGCCTGTTCGACCTCGTCACCGGCAACATCTTCGCCAGCCTCTCGCAGCTGATCTTCGACGGCGGGCGGGTGCGCGGGCGGATCGAGGGAGCCGAGGCCGCCGCCGACGGATCGCTCGCGGCGTGGCGGCAAAGCATCCTCACCGCGCTTCAGGAAGTCGAGAGCGCGGCGGTCGATCTCGAGGCCAATGCCGATCAGGTCGCCTCGCTCACCGAGGCTAGCGAGGGCGCGCAGAACGCCGCGGTGCTTGCGCGCAGCCAGTATCAGGCGGGGCTGATCGACTTCCAGCGTCTGCTGGTCGCGGAAAGCCAGCTGCTCGGCACGCGCAACGCGCTCGCCAACGCCCAAGGCGCGCGGGCGATCGCCTTCATCAGCCTCGCCCGCGCGCTGGGCGGCGGCTGGTCGGTGCCCGATGGCGCGGGTTTGGAACAAATTGCGGCGAGGGAGCCCGGCGAGTGA
- a CDS encoding ABC transporter permease, with translation MLGTSILLALREIRRHILRSILTTLGIIIGVAAVVTMVTLGNGVTASVQEEISSLGASNFIVFPVRTTRGTIRPFDDADVRAVGQQIAGVEIAAGNVSANATAFYNGQDWDTRVQGVTNKLLEAQSVKIDEGRAFTRDEEESGKNVCLLGLKVREAIFPPATSPVGARMRLGDVSCEVIGTVEERGQGGGGADDDDAVYLPLKNVQRRFRGNENLDYFVVKYDPAYAAATVQDSLVALLRERRLLQDAEPNDFNVIDTAQVNQALGAATGALTAMVAVIASISLLVGGIGIMNIMLVSVTERTREIGIRLAIGALAREVRLQFLTEAVVLCALGGLVGIALGFVASIGLAAVIDVPYVFDPAINIVSFLFSAIMGIVFGYYPASRASKLDPIDALRHE, from the coding sequence ATGCTGGGCACGAGCATCCTCCTCGCCCTGCGCGAGATCCGGCGGCACATCCTGCGCTCGATCCTGACGACGCTCGGCATCATCATCGGCGTGGCCGCGGTGGTGACGATGGTGACGCTCGGCAACGGGGTGACGGCCTCGGTCCAGGAGGAGATTTCCTCGCTCGGCGCGAGCAACTTCATCGTCTTCCCGGTGCGCACCACCCGCGGCACGATCCGCCCCTTCGACGATGCCGACGTGCGCGCGGTCGGGCAGCAGATCGCCGGGGTCGAGATCGCGGCGGGCAATGTCTCGGCCAATGCCACCGCCTTCTACAACGGGCAGGACTGGGACACGCGCGTGCAGGGCGTGACCAACAAGCTGCTCGAGGCGCAATCGGTCAAGATCGACGAGGGCCGCGCCTTCACCCGCGACGAGGAGGAATCGGGCAAGAACGTGTGCCTGCTCGGGCTCAAGGTGCGCGAGGCGATCTTCCCGCCAGCCACCAGCCCGGTGGGGGCGCGGATGCGGCTCGGCGATGTCTCGTGCGAGGTGATCGGCACGGTCGAGGAGCGCGGGCAGGGCGGGGGCGGCGCGGACGACGACGATGCGGTCTACCTGCCGCTCAAGAACGTCCAGCGGCGCTTCCGCGGGAACGAGAACCTCGACTATTTCGTGGTCAAGTACGACCCCGCCTATGCGGCGGCGACGGTGCAGGATTCGCTCGTCGCCCTGCTGCGCGAGCGGCGGCTGCTGCAGGATGCCGAGCCGAACGATTTCAACGTGATCGACACCGCGCAGGTCAATCAGGCGCTGGGCGCGGCGACCGGCGCTCTGACCGCGATGGTGGCGGTGATCGCCTCGATCAGCCTGCTGGTCGGCGGCATCGGGATCATGAACATCATGCTCGTCAGCGTCACCGAGCGCACGCGCGAGATCGGCATCCGCCTCGCCATCGGGGCGCTGGCGCGCGAGGTGCGGCTGCAATTCCTGACCGAGGCCGTGGTGCTGTGCGCGCTCGGCGGGCTGGTCGGCATCGCGCTGGGCTTCGTCGCCTCGATCGGGCTCGCCGCGGTGATCGACGTGCCCTACGTGTTCGATCCGGCGATCAACATCGTCAGCTTCCTGTTCTCGGCGATCATGGGGATCGTGTTCGGCTACTACCCTGCCAGCCGCGCATCGAAGCTCGACCCGATCGACGCGCTGCGCCACGAGTGA
- a CDS encoding ester cyclase, translated as MTDTATHLSPAAVVDAMHEAFRHGDLDAIAAHWHDDVVYGAPGVSTTGKPARIMAEQVWLGAFSENDVQTHARLVDGEEIIDFCTMSGVHTGPLVLPDGTAIPPSGARISGTYASRYRISNGRVMVQEVIYDRLALLQNIGAMPA; from the coding sequence ATGACCGATACTGCCACCCACCTGTCCCCCGCCGCCGTGGTCGATGCGATGCACGAAGCGTTTCGCCACGGCGATCTGGACGCCATCGCCGCGCATTGGCACGATGATGTGGTCTATGGTGCCCCGGGGGTCTCGACGACCGGAAAGCCGGCCCGGATCATGGCCGAGCAGGTTTGGCTCGGGGCTTTCAGCGAGAACGACGTCCAGACCCATGCGCGGCTTGTCGATGGCGAGGAGATCATCGACTTCTGCACCATGAGCGGCGTCCACACCGGTCCGCTTGTGCTGCCTGACGGGACGGCAATTCCGCCGAGCGGCGCGCGCATCTCGGGCACCTATGCCTCTCGCTACCGGATCAGCAACGGCAGGGTGATGGTGCAGGAAGTGATCTATGATCGCCTCGCGCTGCTCCAGAACATCGGCGCGATGCCTGCATGA
- a CDS encoding ABC transporter ATP-binding protein produces the protein MTAGRPATGEPLIQLEGITKTFGSGAAAFQALKGVDLAIMRGEFVAVMGPSGSGKSTTMNILGCLDVPTSGVFRFRGVEVQKLDRDQRSLLRRRYLGFVFQGFNLLARTTALENVELPLLYRGESKAQRRAAAMRALDQVGLVPWADHTPAELSGGQQQRVAIARALVTEPDVLLADEPTGNLDSERSVEIMQLLQRLNAEGITILMVTHEEDMAAYAGTIVRFRDGLVERIERGAVGHAAERAAG, from the coding sequence GTGACAGCCGGCCGGCCAGCGACGGGCGAACCCCTGATCCAGCTTGAAGGGATCACCAAGACCTTCGGCAGCGGGGCCGCCGCGTTCCAGGCCCTGAAGGGCGTCGACCTCGCGATCATGCGCGGCGAGTTCGTCGCGGTGATGGGGCCTTCGGGGTCGGGCAAATCGACCACCATGAACATCCTCGGCTGTCTCGACGTGCCGACCAGCGGGGTGTTCCGGTTCCGCGGGGTCGAGGTGCAGAAGCTCGACCGCGACCAGCGCAGCCTGTTGCGGCGCCGCTATCTCGGCTTCGTGTTCCAGGGCTTCAACCTGCTCGCCCGCACCACCGCGCTCGAGAATGTCGAACTGCCGCTGCTCTATCGCGGCGAGAGCAAGGCGCAGCGCCGCGCGGCAGCGATGCGGGCGCTCGACCAGGTCGGGCTGGTGCCCTGGGCCGACCATACCCCGGCGGAACTTTCGGGCGGCCAGCAGCAGCGCGTCGCCATCGCCCGGGCGCTGGTGACCGAGCCCGACGTGCTGCTCGCCGACGAGCCGACCGGCAACCTCGACAGCGAACGCTCGGTCGAGATCATGCAGCTGCTCCAGCGCCTCAATGCCGAGGGCATCACCATCCTGATGGTCACCCACGAGGAGGACATGGCGGCCTATGCCGGCACCATCGTGCGCTTCCGCGACGGGCTGGTCGAACGCATCGAGCGCGGCGCGGTGGGCCATGCCGCCGAGAGAGCTGCGGGCTGA
- a CDS encoding TetR/AcrR family transcriptional regulator produces MARLTRSESRQKTRERLLDAAKDAFTREGYAGASVDVIAEGAGFSKGAFYSNFESKEAIFLELLERHMSEEVAISSGFAPAEASAEEAIESIAERYASDPVDLDWCLLSIEFALHATRSAAFAARRTELFARHYDAVAEIITAIAAKAKAEVADPARSAAIFIALRQGMALERSQPEPAISADDVKSTLSRWMRELIGLPSPQRANDPAR; encoded by the coding sequence ATGGCCCGCCTGACCCGATCCGAAAGCCGGCAGAAGACGCGCGAGCGCCTGCTCGATGCCGCAAAAGATGCCTTCACGCGCGAAGGATATGCGGGTGCTTCGGTCGATGTGATCGCCGAAGGCGCCGGCTTTTCGAAGGGCGCCTTCTATTCGAACTTCGAGAGCAAGGAGGCGATCTTCCTCGAACTGCTCGAACGGCACATGAGCGAGGAGGTCGCGATCAGCAGCGGCTTTGCCCCTGCGGAAGCTTCGGCAGAGGAGGCGATCGAAAGCATTGCCGAGCGATATGCCAGCGACCCGGTCGACCTCGACTGGTGCCTGCTTTCGATCGAATTTGCCTTGCACGCCACACGCTCGGCCGCCTTCGCTGCGCGCCGCACCGAGCTTTTCGCGCGTCATTACGATGCGGTTGCCGAAATCATCACCGCCATCGCCGCCAAGGCGAAGGCCGAGGTGGCTGATCCAGCCCGATCCGCGGCGATCTTCATCGCGCTGCGCCAGGGAATGGCGCTCGAGCGCAGTCAGCCAGAACCGGCAATCAGCGCCGACGATGTAAAGAGCACCTTGTCACGCTGGATGCGGGAACTGATCGGATTGCCGTCACCGCAACGGGCCAATGATCCGGCGCGATAG
- a CDS encoding isochorismatase family protein, with protein sequence MTGPSAADNYAGVYEGRLQPGSRPALLIVDVVAAYLTEGSPLFMDTAADALASNARLAATAQAAGVPVVFTKVQYKPDGSDGGVFWRKAPVLRAFVEGSPLGAFPPGLTPQAGDRVVTKQYPSAFFGTGLAETLHAEGIDTLLIGGYSTSGCVRASALDAMQYGFVPLVVREACADRHPAPHEANLFDLQAKYAEVISEAEAMAVMGAACS encoded by the coding sequence ATGACCGGCCCCTCGGCAGCCGACAATTACGCCGGGGTCTATGAGGGGCGGCTCCAGCCGGGCAGCCGCCCTGCCCTGCTGATCGTCGATGTCGTGGCGGCCTACCTGACCGAAGGCTCGCCGCTGTTCATGGACACCGCCGCCGACGCGCTCGCCAGCAATGCGCGGCTGGCGGCGACGGCACAGGCGGCGGGGGTGCCGGTGGTGTTCACCAAAGTGCAGTACAAGCCCGACGGATCGGACGGCGGGGTGTTCTGGCGCAAGGCTCCGGTGCTCAGGGCCTTCGTCGAGGGTTCCCCGCTCGGCGCCTTCCCGCCCGGGCTGACGCCGCAAGCCGGCGACCGCGTTGTCACCAAGCAATACCCGTCCGCCTTTTTCGGCACCGGCCTTGCCGAGACCCTCCATGCTGAGGGCATCGATACGCTGCTGATCGGGGGCTATTCGACCTCGGGCTGCGTGCGCGCCTCGGCGCTCGATGCGATGCAATACGGCTTCGTGCCCCTCGTGGTGCGCGAGGCCTGTGCCGACCGCCACCCCGCCCCGCACGAGGCAAACCTGTTCGACCTTCAGGCCAAGTATGCCGAAGTGATCTCCGAGGCCGAGGCCATGGCCGTGATGGGAGCGGCTTGCTCCTGA
- a CDS encoding efflux RND transporter periplasmic adaptor subunit, with product MNEASNPAEAPNVDEFLGSKPRPRWRRWMKFWLPGVVLVLLVLGIARCTADPPPPDYITEAVTQESLALSVTATGNLRPTNQVEVGAEVTGPVDTVAVDVNDRVTRGQVIAVINTEIIDQQIAQSRANLNAARAALGQAQATLDIDTVQLTRLEEVRRLSGGRVPSQIELEQAEAAVQRDKATVASARANIEAASAQLKANLTTRSRAVIRSPVNGVVLARRIEPGQTVVAAFNTVTLFVIAEDLSEMQLRVAIDEADVGQVAAGQEASFTVDAYPGRRFPARLQRVDLASRNTVESQSGGAGAAAAAGGGSVVSYEARLEVQNPDGLLRPGMTATASIATQNTGKALLVPNAALRFRPEKEEESGGGVFQPQIGLERDKQQASIGEGSRQQVQVLQADGTLKAIEVITGRSDGRRTVVRSNDLKPGMKVVTGVKAATP from the coding sequence GTGAACGAAGCGAGCAATCCGGCAGAAGCGCCGAACGTGGACGAATTCCTCGGCAGCAAGCCGCGCCCGCGCTGGCGGCGGTGGATGAAGTTCTGGCTGCCGGGCGTGGTGCTCGTCCTGCTGGTGCTCGGCATCGCGCGCTGCACCGCCGATCCGCCGCCGCCCGATTACATCACCGAGGCCGTCACGCAGGAATCGCTCGCGCTGTCGGTCACCGCGACCGGCAACCTGCGCCCGACCAACCAGGTCGAGGTCGGCGCCGAAGTCACCGGCCCGGTCGATACGGTCGCGGTCGACGTCAACGACCGCGTCACCAGGGGGCAGGTGATCGCGGTGATCAACACCGAGATCATCGACCAGCAGATCGCCCAGTCGCGGGCCAACCTCAATGCCGCGCGCGCGGCGCTTGGGCAGGCGCAGGCGACGCTCGATATCGACACGGTGCAGCTCACCCGGCTCGAGGAAGTGCGGCGCCTCTCGGGCGGGCGGGTGCCCTCGCAGATCGAACTCGAACAGGCCGAGGCCGCCGTGCAGCGCGACAAGGCCACCGTCGCCTCGGCGCGCGCCAACATCGAGGCCGCCTCGGCGCAGCTCAAGGCCAACCTCACCACCCGTTCGCGTGCGGTGATCCGCTCCCCCGTCAACGGCGTGGTCCTCGCCCGCCGGATCGAGCCGGGGCAGACCGTGGTCGCCGCCTTCAACACCGTCACCTTGTTCGTGATCGCCGAGGATTTGTCAGAGATGCAGCTGCGTGTCGCCATCGACGAGGCCGACGTGGGCCAGGTCGCGGCCGGGCAGGAGGCGAGCTTCACGGTCGATGCCTATCCCGGCCGGCGCTTCCCGGCGCGGCTCCAGCGCGTCGACCTCGCCTCGCGCAACACGGTCGAGAGCCAGTCGGGCGGGGCCGGCGCGGCGGCGGCTGCCGGCGGCGGGTCGGTGGTGAGCTACGAGGCGCGGCTCGAGGTGCAGAACCCCGATGGCCTGCTGCGCCCCGGCATGACCGCGACCGCGAGCATCGCCACGCAGAACACCGGCAAGGCGCTGCTCGTGCCCAACGCCGCGCTGCGCTTCCGCCCCGAGAAGGAGGAGGAGAGCGGCGGCGGGGTGTTCCAGCCGCAAATCGGGCTCGAGCGCGACAAGCAGCAGGCCAGTATCGGCGAGGGCAGCCGCCAGCAGGTGCAGGTGCTCCAGGCCGACGGCACATTGAAGGCGATCGAGGTGATCACCGGCCGCAGCGACGGGCGGCGCACTGTGGTCCGCTCGAACGACCTCAAGCCCGGCATGAAGGTCGTCACCGGGGTCAAGGCGGCAACCCCGTGA
- a CDS encoding CaiB/BaiF CoA transferase family protein produces MSALQGIKVVEMGQLLAGPFCGQLLGDMGADVVKIEPPGAGDPMRNWGQGDEKVQWEVIARNKRSVTCNLRVPEGQALAKKLIAGADVLIENFKPGTLERWGMSPAELHAMNPGLIIARMSGYGQDGPYSDRAGFGGIGEAMGGWRYIVGEPDRPPSRMGISIGDTLCATYGCMGVLAALHHREKTGEGQVVDSALYEAVLQVMEGLIPEYDRNGVIRERSGSVLKGIAPSNVYTCKDGSYMIGANGDAIFARLCQAMGRPELATDERYATHIARGIHQDELDALVNAWTGTLTVDEVDALMIEYSIPAGRVYRAPDMLADPHFQAREAIIEVETQKRGRIRMQNAFPKLSRTPSTISRPAPAAPGQDNAEVFAERLGLDAAELERLAAAGII; encoded by the coding sequence ATGAGCGCGCTCCAGGGGATCAAGGTGGTCGAGATGGGCCAGCTTCTCGCCGGGCCCTTCTGCGGCCAGCTGCTCGGCGACATGGGCGCGGACGTCGTCAAGATCGAGCCGCCGGGCGCGGGCGATCCGATGCGCAACTGGGGTCAGGGCGACGAGAAGGTGCAGTGGGAAGTGATCGCCCGCAACAAGCGCTCGGTCACCTGCAACCTGCGCGTGCCCGAGGGTCAGGCGCTCGCCAAGAAGCTGATCGCCGGGGCCGATGTGCTGATCGAGAACTTCAAGCCCGGCACCCTGGAACGCTGGGGCATGAGCCCGGCCGAACTCCACGCGATGAACCCCGGCCTGATCATCGCGCGAATGTCGGGCTACGGGCAGGACGGCCCTTATTCCGACCGTGCCGGCTTCGGCGGGATCGGCGAGGCGATGGGCGGGTGGCGCTACATCGTCGGCGAGCCCGACCGTCCGCCGAGCCGCATGGGAATCTCGATCGGCGACACCCTGTGCGCGACCTATGGCTGCATGGGCGTGCTCGCCGCGCTCCACCACCGGGAGAAGACCGGCGAGGGGCAGGTGGTCGACTCCGCGCTCTACGAGGCGGTGCTGCAGGTGATGGAGGGGCTGATCCCCGAATATGACCGCAACGGGGTGATCCGCGAGCGTTCCGGCTCGGTGCTGAAGGGCATCGCGCCCTCCAACGTCTACACCTGCAAGGACGGCAGCTACATGATCGGCGCGAACGGCGATGCGATCTTTGCGCGGCTGTGCCAGGCGATGGGCCGCCCGGAACTCGCCACCGACGAGCGTTACGCCACCCACATCGCGCGCGGCATCCATCAGGACGAACTGGACGCGCTGGTCAATGCCTGGACCGGCACGCTCACGGTCGACGAGGTCGATGCGCTGATGATCGAATATTCGATCCCGGCGGGGCGTGTCTACCGCGCGCCCGATATGCTCGCCGACCCGCACTTCCAGGCGCGCGAGGCAATCATCGAGGTCGAGACCCAGAAGCGTGGGCGCATCAGGATGCAGAACGCCTTCCCCAAGCTGTCCAGGACCCCCAGCACCATCAGCCGCCCCGCCCCCGCCGCGCCGGGGCAGGACAATGCCGAGGTCTTCGCCGAGCGCCTCGGCCTCGATGCCGCCGAGCTCGAGCGGCTGGCGGCTGCGGGGATCATCTGA
- a CDS encoding radical SAM protein, with protein sequence MTYSGFMQEQTAPFCSQPWTTLYVQWDGKVTRPCIRGPQNLGSLETYADIRDLWNGAAMQNVRSAVATQTNLNLACRTCHAARSRTIDHLTSFGRNIGGDFGYDKVANYYDVHDSWQAGQIAPETGPIVLVLDMSSKCHIRCQKCFVYHSDMQYGLGHMPDAVFDKVRPLFRTALEVIGHENGECMLHKRFIDMVTEIKANGCRFMFNTTGQLIDDEKARQLVALGVDKIMLSIDATEAETYAYLHKGGTLEKVMSGIAAINREKTLAGVTQPRLGWYFVACRSNIDQLVPAARLAVSLGFGMMFVTHLNKPTGEQWRSYFDFYRQESLHLDPELKARYADAVEEARAVTVAAGLEFFSGSPDA encoded by the coding sequence GTGACCTATTCTGGCTTCATGCAGGAACAGACCGCCCCCTTTTGCAGCCAGCCCTGGACCACCCTCTACGTGCAATGGGACGGCAAGGTGACCCGCCCCTGCATCCGCGGGCCGCAGAACCTCGGATCGCTCGAGACCTATGCGGACATCCGCGATCTGTGGAACGGGGCGGCGATGCAGAACGTGCGCTCGGCGGTGGCGACGCAGACCAACCTCAACCTCGCCTGTCGCACCTGCCATGCCGCGCGCAGCCGGACGATCGACCACCTGACGAGCTTCGGCCGCAACATCGGCGGCGATTTCGGCTACGACAAGGTCGCCAACTACTACGATGTGCACGATTCATGGCAGGCCGGACAGATCGCGCCGGAAACCGGCCCGATCGTCCTGGTGCTCGACATGAGCTCCAAGTGCCACATCCGCTGCCAGAAGTGCTTCGTCTACCATTCCGACATGCAGTACGGCCTCGGCCACATGCCCGACGCGGTGTTCGACAAGGTGCGCCCGCTGTTCCGGACGGCGCTCGAAGTCATCGGGCACGAAAACGGCGAATGCATGCTCCACAAGCGGTTCATCGACATGGTGACCGAGATCAAGGCCAATGGCTGCCGCTTCATGTTCAACACCACCGGCCAGCTGATCGACGACGAGAAGGCGCGGCAGCTGGTGGCTCTCGGGGTCGACAAGATCATGCTCTCGATCGATGCGACCGAGGCCGAGACCTATGCCTATCTCCACAAGGGCGGAACGCTCGAAAAGGTGATGTCGGGCATCGCCGCCATCAACCGGGAGAAGACCCTGGCCGGCGTCACGCAGCCCCGTCTGGGCTGGTATTTCGTCGCCTGCCGGTCGAACATCGACCAGCTCGTCCCGGCGGCAAGGCTGGCCGTGTCCCTCGGTTTCGGCATGATGTTCGTGACCCACCTCAACAAGCCGACGGGCGAGCAGTGGCGCTCCTATTTCGATTTCTACCGGCAGGAGAGCCTGCATCTCGATCCGGAGCTGAAGGCACGATACGCCGATGCAGTCGAAGAGGCACGTGCAGTGACGGTCGCGGCCGGGCTCGAGTTCTTCTCCGGATCGCCGGACGCCTGA